GCACGAAACGGAACTAAGAAGCTCAAGCCACAGGCAGAGTGCGCGCTCTGCCCCGGCTCGTCATACGGTGAATTTCCGCCATCGCAACTGATTTTACCTCGTAGGACCGAAGTATCGCACCGAGCTACGGCTCGGCCGAGAACTGCGCTCCCTCTCCATTTCTCGCACCGCACAGAAAACAGACGCGAGCCTCGcgtccccccaacccccctccctTTCCATTTTCCGAGCGCGTCTAACTTAACAGACACCGCCTAGTGAAAAATATCCAGCACAACTTtcgcatgaaaaaaaaaaaaaaaaacaatcacttGGCCGCGCCATCGAAAATCGCGGAAACGGATCCAGCCGCGCAATCCCAACATTTGTCATTTACAGTATCCGTTGTTTCTAACCCGaggcgcgcgcatgtgtgcattgGGCGGACGGGGGGTAACAGAAGCGACGGCAGCTCGCTCGCACGCACGAAGACAGACGGGCGGGCGCTACCGAGCTCGAGTCCGCACCTTTTGTGCTCAGACGCTGAACTGAAACAGGGCACGCAGACAGTTGCGTGTCGAGCGGAACAGACGTTCGAGGTGTCGGTTTTTCCCCCCCCCCGCGCACACAGAGTCGAGCCATCACGTTCataacacgcacaaacacataaaagaTTCTACCGAGATCGCTTTTGATGCGAATACGTGCTCCAAAAACAGTTTTGATGTGGTATATCACTTGTGTTAGAGGGAAAAAAGCGGAAATCAGACGGTGCAGAGCTGCAGtgtcctgtgtttttttctttctcttcttctcaaaccattatcatttatttatatgtagaCGGGGTGTAACGCCGCGCGCTGCTTGGGACGTGTTGGAAATATTAAGTTACCTTTTTCACGAGGTGTCTGTCCTGCAGTGCGCTCTTCAGGAGTCGCGCGGATGGCTTGGCCGCCCCCATCCCCCTCGCAGGGACGGTGATGTGGCCGAGGCGGGTTCTGCGGAGGCGACCCTTCTCTATCTCACGCTCCAGCACCACTTTAACTCGGTTGCGGGTCAGCTTTTCCTCCGTCTGCCCGGCCTGCGTGCTGAGGTAACCGAGTATCTCTTTCAGTCCCAATAGTGCGTGGCCCCGTATGGCGACGGAGCCCCGGTTTCTCTCGGACAGACTTCGGACCGCCGCAACCAGCCTATCGCCCAGATCAGCGCTGGTCTGGTCCGGAATTTCGCTGCCGTTTCCAGAACCTTTCGCCCCCACCTTGAGTTTGGGCTTCAGCTGCACGGATTGCTTGTTTCGCTGAGCCTGGCTGCTGATGGCAGAACTAGCGCTCGAGCAAGTTTTCCGTTCCTTCCCTTCACCGCCCTCGTGGCCAAAACAGAGCGTGTCCTCTCCTTCGACCCGTTTACTTGGACTTAAGGCATCGCTCGCGTCGCGCTCCGTCGTGCCACTCTCTCGACAGGGCGAGGAGCGGTTTCCCCCTGCTTGTGAGATCAAGCCCCTGTCTTTCGCTGCACTTGCTTTCACGCCACAGCCGCCCGCGACGGAGCTGCTCGTTGCGCCACAACTAACAAAACTGTTTCCGCTAACCGGTGACaaaatcttttctttctctttagtGGAGCGCGAGGTTTGGGACAAGAGGTCACAGCACGGGCTCGCCCCAGGCGGATCGGGCTCCTTGTCTTCGCACTCCTCTTGGTCCGTGGGACTGTGCGCGCTGTCGCCGTCGTTGTTGAAATTGGCGTGTTTGGTTTGTTCACCCACTGACTCGCAGCTGCCGCTGCTACTATCGTTCGTTTGATCCACCTTctttctgcattttctttgcACTTTAGCGGCGTTTCGATAAGAGATGGACCCTTTGTAACTAACTTTAAGTACAGTTTGTTCCTGGATCAGTTTATCTAGTTCTGCTCTGGTTCGGTCCGGGTCTGACCCGTGTCTCCTTCGGACCATTCGACAGATTCTTTCAAGGTCCGGTCTAGCTTTCCTTGACCGCAGAGAATCGATGGTCTCCAGGATCCATTCTCGGTACCTTGGCTCAGACATGTTTCGGTGCGGGTTCCGTTGGATTTGGCCGAGCGCCTCGCTCTTGTTGTCTCCGAAGTGACGCTAAAGAGCTCCGATCCGCTCCGAGCCCGGCTGGGAATGAAGCGGAAGCCTGTCTGTACGCCTGCGTTGCCCACGATGTGCGCTTAAGGTGGACTGGTGCAGAGAATCCGCCGCTACACAACAGCGCTGATGGGGATGATTTAAGGTGGTATGGCGAAGTTACCGTTTCAACGCTCTTTTTTGCGCACTTTTTTCCACAGCCTTTTGTTGATGTTCCTTCGTGTGGCAAGCCCAGTGTTATCAATGACTTCACATTCATGACGTGTACACCTGCATACTTTGCATTTAGGAGGTTCTAATATCCCTtaccatatatttatttatataagagATTAAACCAATAGTGTAACCATATGTTTTTTGAGGTGTTAACATATTGCTACAAGACAGGTGTATTTCCACCCCTGTAGGACCTTTGTGTTGACAATTTTAAAACCACttagagtatgtatgtatgtacaaagGTGCAGGTCTTGCTGGTGCACAAAGCAGCTaagtgaaaaaaacacaaactttatCATCACAATGTGAACTAAATGTAACCAATCAGGCCTCACAATTATGGTATTTACACAAGTAAAACTTTATTGGAATGATTATTGTGGTGCAAAATATCACCAGAGAGCTCTGCTGTGTCTTCAGCCATTAATGCTGCATTTTTGCTCTGTGGAACCTGGAGAATTAACAGACCGAGGTGTTAGAAAATTCAGATTCACCCCAAATAAGCCAGTTTCACTTTATCTGTTTGCTGTGGAAGAAGAAAGGACTTCACTGGCCTGGAGAAATGAAGATATGGAGGAGCAAAAAGGGGAAGAGGCCACCCAGAGTGGCATGTCATTAAGGTCACTCACTCAGAGATAAAACAAATCTGTATAAAAACACGTATTTTGTCAGGTGGTTGGCACAATTATAACTGCATTCACAACAAAGCTGTCAGTTGTCCAAACCATTTAGAAGTAGGTCAAACTGCCTTCTCTGGGTGCCTGAATGCAAATGAACTGCAGCAGAAATAACACCCCCTTTCCGCTGGCACCTGTGTTGGGACAGTCATTTCACTCGACAGGGCATTTCTGCTGTTAGCTGAAGGGGAACATCTAAGGGGTGGGGTCATGGCCATGCTACACAGGAAGGCCCATCTTGGACCCTTCAGTCATGCAGTTTTGAACAGTACtgcacagccaatcagattctACACTGCTGAGTTCCGCAGTGAGATTACTGGTGAATCCAGGTGTGTTTGCAGAGCTCGAGTTTCAGACCAACCAAAACACAATCCCATCAAACATCAGTTGAAGGGGTGGCAGTATGCTAGAGTTCAGGATATTTCCAGTTGGCTAATTTGGCCAAAAGTACCAATTTTTGGCCAAAAGTACCAACTACATGAAAGTGCAATAACACagactcaccagccactttatgaGAAGCTATTTATTATAAACCTTCTTGTAGGTGGACAGTTAAACACTGCAGTCCATCTCTTGCCAATCACCATTAGGTGTAGGCCCTCAGCATTTCACCAAAGGTCAGCTCCTCACTACAAGCTGGATTTTTAGGGAATGATGGACCTCtttcaacccagcagtgattgtgtatcaaaataaacaaacataaaagccaaaacaaagcaCTGCTATGCCCCATGTACTAGCACAGCACCCAAGACTATGCCACCATCTTTCTGCATTGACAACCATCATAATATACTGTCATCAGTGGATCTtttggtcagaaactgaccgcTGATGAACAAATTGGTGGGTGTTTGATGAATTGTGCGTGCCAACAAAAAGGCTGTAGGAACTGTACATctgtaaaacacacctgtaGGATCAGAGGATTTagtaaagtggccagtgaggaGAGGTGCAAAGCAAATGTTTCTAGTAAAATCAAGTGCTGAGTGTATCTGGTCTTCTCCTCTCTATAGAGTCTGAGCATAGTTGAACTCGCCTGTTCTGTATAGGCATTAAAGGGACACCCCATCTGCATGCATGGCCAAAAGCACTCAAACTTTAACTCAAGTTTTCAGCgtattaataaacatatcaatcaattaatcaacTGAGCGCTCCATCAATAAACTGTGATATCATGGCACATTTTCAAATGTGAAATTGCAGATATTATTAAAAGGATATACTGAAACACAGTCATCCCccacaaacaaataatcaacaatgaacaaataataataataataataataataataataataataataatccctATACTCCAAACTATAAACATGATAGAATCATGGCTTTTTTCAAAATCATTCATAACCATCATTCTTCACtcaatgcattaaaaacaatataGCAACACACAGGCCTTAAAGTAACACAAATGATCCAAAATTATCAGTTATTACAAGAGCATGTAAATGTGGGGgggtttgtgtctctgtggttGATACGAGGGTCTGTTGCTGCTTGGAGCGGTTCTGTGACAGCGCTGAACTCTTTCAGGACACGCACACTGCGGCCTGACCGCCACAGGATGCTTCGCTGACATCGCCACCGCCAGATCTCGTGGGACAGACATCAAGTTAATGGAAACGAGTGCCGtggtgaagaaagagaaaaaaaagtgagctGGATGAAGAGACAAGATGGTGAAGGCAACACTATCTGTCCATCGTTCACTATTCTCCCTTAGCTGGTTTCACTGACTCTAAACATCCATCAtgcttattttctctctctctttctttctaaaaGTCGGCAAACTCTTTTGCACATTTCTCAGTGAGGGAGACTCGGATCTCCTCTTCTTCATAGTCATCAAAGTTGCTGGTGTCACCAGGCCCCCTGCACTTAGGAACAAATGGGGCCTCTACctgtagagggagagagggggaggatgaggaacaaacacacacacacacgcacacacacacacacacacacacacacacacacacacgcacacagacacacttatacacacgcacgcacgcacacacacacacacacacacacacacatacacatgcacacacacacgcacaagcacacacacgcacaaacacgcacacagacacacttatacacacacacgcacacacacacacacacacacacac
The sequence above is a segment of the Electrophorus electricus isolate fEleEle1 chromosome 16, fEleEle1.pri, whole genome shotgun sequence genome. Coding sequences within it:
- the samd1b gene encoding atherin isoform X1 — translated: MSEPRYREWILETIDSLRSRKARPDLERICRMVRRRHGSDPDRTRAELDKLIQEQTVLKVSYKGSISYRNAAKVQRKCRKKVDQTNDSSSGSCESVGEQTKHANFNNDGDSAHSPTDQEECEDKEPDPPGASPCCDLLSQTSRSTKEKEKILSPVSGNSFVSCGATSSSVAGGCGVKASAAKDRGLISQAGGNRSSPCRESGTTERDASDALSPSKRVEGEDTLCFGHEGGEGKERKTCSSASSAISSQAQRNKQSVQLKPKLKVGAKGSGNGSEIPDQTSADLGDRLVAAVRSLSERNRGSVAIRGHALLGLKEILGYLSTQAGQTEEKLTRNRVKVVLEREIEKGRLRRTRLGHITVPARGMGAAKPSARLLKSALQDRHLVKKEEGKEAELMEAESEGHEKMEVERELTTLADPQVGVAGLAHGPLSLSPEMRPCDVSHPAMMSEEKFQPVSLPSPLSPKHSIHQEAESCGSEGPTLMQVSSASIGCFREEQRSSTPAPPCSPTQATQVTPPKPIPAQLSGHTQAIVMTDSVKVPSSIPIKNYCKMEVAVSSCLLTPSASPGVAEERGINGGVFVKSESSAVNPVDWTVADVASYFTAAGFPEQALAFRTQEIDGKSLLLMQRNDVLTGLSIRLGPALKIYERHVKVLQRTHFQDDGAFC
- the samd1b gene encoding atherin isoform X2, producing the protein MSEPRYREWILETIDSLRSRKARPDLERICRMVRRRHGSDPDRTRAELDKLIQEQTVLKVSYKGSISYRNAAKVQRKCRKKVDQTNDSSSGSCESVGEQTKHANFNNDGDSAHSPTDQEECEDKEPDPPGASPCCDLLSQTSRSTKEKEKILSPVSGNSFVSCGATSSSVAGGCGVKASAAKDRGLISQAGGNRSSPCRESGTTERDASDALSPSKRVEGEDTLCFGHEGGEGKERKTCSSASSAISSQAQRNKQSVQLKPKLKVGAKGSGNGSEIPDQTSADLGDRLVAAVRSLSERNRGSVAIRGHALLGLKEILGYLSTQAGQTEEKLTRNRVKVVLEREIEKGRLRRTRLGHITVPARGMGAAKPSARLLKSALQDRHLVKKEEGKEAELMEAESEGHEKMEVERELTTLADPQVGVAGLAHGPLSLSPEMRPCDVSHPAMMSEEKFQPVSLPSPLSPKHSIHQEAESCGSEGPTLMQVSSASIGCFREEQRSSTPAPPCSPTQAIVMTDSVKVPSSIPIKNYCKMEVAVSSCLLTPSASPGVAEERGINGGVFVKSESSAVNPVDWTVADVASYFTAAGFPEQALAFRTQEIDGKSLLLMQRNDVLTGLSIRLGPALKIYERHVKVLQRTHFQDDGAFC